In a genomic window of Pangasianodon hypophthalmus isolate fPanHyp1 chromosome 19, fPanHyp1.pri, whole genome shotgun sequence:
- the chrna2b gene encoding neuronal acetylcholine receptor subunit alpha-2, protein MMERVGNLLVSLRSALLWSILWQSMSCYEKTHSHAEDELFKKLFVGYNKWSRPVPNTSDVVIVKFGLSIAQLIDVDEKNQMMTTNVWLKQEWNDYKLRWKPSDYDNVTSIRVPSELIWVPDIVLYNNADGEFAVTHMTKAHLFYTGKVRWVPPAIYKSSCSIDVTFFPFDQQNCKMKFGSWTYDKAKIDLERLETTVDLKDYWESGEWAIVNAVGTYNTKKYDCCHEIYPDITYFFIIRRLPLFYTINLIIPCLLISCLTVLVFYLPSDCGEKITLCISVLLSLTVFLLLITEIIPSTSLVIPLIGEYLLFTMIFVTLSIIITVFVLNVHHRSPGTHKMPSWVHTIFLDIIPRWLFMRRPAPYGRRRQRLLLLKSRRSRGLGAPTGSCLSTSASWFREVAEDEEAHTRCFYEDLELGTLSSNFSLSFRPPSPRPPGSTPTPSPPLPPHPSSLSLKHGPPMRHDALLGARHPGGRVNHTMRQSDNERFSLSPSIMQALEGVHYIADHLRAQDADFSVKEDWKYVAMVIDRIFLWMFIIVCLLGTIGLFLPPWLAGMI, encoded by the exons TGTCCTGTTATGAGAAGACTCATTCACATGCTGAGGATGAACTCTTCAAGAAGCTTTTTGTCGGATACAACAAGTGGTCACGGCCTGTGCCAAACACATCAGACGTGGTCATCGTTAAGTTTGGCTTGTCCATCGCCCAGCTCATTGATGTG GATGAGAAAAATCAGATGATGACAACCAATGTCTGGTTGAAGCAG GAGTGGAATGACTATAAATTGCGTTGGAAGCCCTCTGATTATGACAATGTGACGTCCATCAGGGTGCCATCAGAGCTCATCTGGGTTCCAGACATTGTGCTGTACAACAA TGCAGATGGGGAGTTCGCTGTGACCCACATGACCAAAGCTCACCTCTTCTATACAGGCAAAGTGCGCTGGGTTCCCCCTGCCATCTACAAAAGCTCCTGCAGCATTGATGTCACCTTTTTCCCCTTCGACCAGCAGAACTGCAAAATGAAGTTTGGCTCATGGACATATGACAAGGCCAAGATCGACTTGGAGCGCTTAGAGACCACTGTGGACCTCAAAGACTACTGGGAGAGTGGTGAATGGGCTATCGTCAATGCTGTGGGAACATACAACACCAAGAAGTACGACTGCTGCCATGAGATCTACCCAGACATCACATACTTCTTCATCATCCGACGCCTTCCTCTGTTCTACACCATCAACCTGATCATCCCATgtctgctgatctcctgcctGACTGTGCTGGTCTTCTACCTGCCGTCGGACTGTGGTGAGAAGATCACGCTGTGCATTTCTGTTCTCCTCTCGCTCACCGTCTTCCTGCTGCTCATCACAGAGATCATCCCTTCCACGTCATTGGTAATACCACTCATTGGCGAGTACCTGCTCTTCACCATGATCTTTGTCACGTTGTCCATTATCATCACCGTGTTTGTGCTGAACGTGCACCACCGCTCACCAGGCACGCATAAGATGCCAAGTTGGGTGCATACTATCTTCCTCGATATCATCCCACGTTGGCTGTTCATGCGCAGGCCGGCTCCCTATGGACGTCGTCGGCAGAGGTTACTGCTCCTGAAAAGTCGAAGGTCACGAGGACTTGGGGCTCCCACTGGATCATGTTTAAGCACTTCAGCCAGCTGGTTCAGGGAGGTGGCTGAGGATGAGGAAGCACACACACGATGCTTCTATGAAGACCTGGAGCTGGGCACGCTGTCTtctaatttctctctctccttccgcCCTCCTTCTCCTCGTCCACCCGGCTCCACCCCAACTCCTTCTCCTCCACTCCCTCCTCATCCTTCTTCTCTGTCTTTGAAACATGGACCTCCTATGAGACATGATGCACTGCTGGGTGCCAGGCATCCAGGGGGTAGAGTGAACCATACTATGCGGCAATCAGACAATGAGcggttctctctgtctcccagCATCATGCAGGCTCTGGAGGGAGTTCACTACATTGCGGATCATCTGAGAGCACAAGACGCCGACTTCAGT GTTAAAGAGGACTGGAAGTATGTTGCCATGGTGATTGATCGGATCTTCCTGTGGATGTTCATCATCGTTTGTCTGTTGGGTACCATCGGCCTGTTCCTTCCCCCATGGCTGGCTGGCATGATATAG